The Lycium ferocissimum isolate CSIRO_LF1 chromosome 8, AGI_CSIRO_Lferr_CH_V1, whole genome shotgun sequence DNA segment AGGGTCAAGAAGGCCAAGACAAGCCAGGCCTCGACATCCACCGCCGGAGGAGAACCCTGCTAATTTATTGCTTTATATCAAGCCACATGTCGGCTTCATCATCTATGTAATCCGTTCggggaagatatttttattatttattaaataatgatgatttttcggGGCAATGGTTCATCTTCACAAATGACACTTGCATGTTTCAAACGATTAAGAGAGCCTTAACTCAAAAAGGCCTTCGGAACGCgaatagtataaatatatgcAAATTACATGAATACTTGCTACATGCTTCACATGCCTATTTGCTATGtgtgttatcatatattaaagCTTGAGTACATTTGATCCGATGATCTAAAACCACATACCCAAAGAAAAACCACAAAGCTTAAAACTTACCCGAATTTATTTCCACTAAAGGTTGATGTACAATGGCAAATCAAGGAGAACAAGAAACGCAAACTCTGGGAGAGACAACTGAAATGCTGAGAGATAAGGTGCTACAGATTGAAAAGCATCTCCAGAAAATAGGGAGGAAAATTGAGGAAGTAGATAGATTGCTGTAGATGGTTGGGAACCCGCGCAGGGCATACCCCAAGAGAAATATCATGGGAATGTCCCAGAAGAAGTAAGGGAATTGGTGCTAAACTATATACCCTTAGAGAAGAGGCCTGTGACGCCGAGAGAAGGGACTCCCGAAGGAGTGAATGAAAATCACGGAGCCAAATCAAACCCGTGGGTGATGGAATCAGACCCACAAAAAGAGTGGGAGCCTCAACAGGAAGCCTCCGAACCCATTGAGGAGGAAGAACCCATAGAGGAAGAAGAAccagaagaggaagaagaagagcccCAAGATATGGAGGGAGAATAATTGGAGCCTGTCGACATAGAGGTCGAGGGAGAAGAGGAACCATTTGAGATGTTCCCCAAGTTCTAAAAAGAAGAGAATGATGTGAATGATGAATCTGACTACTATACCCCAACCGACGAGGGGTCTGACTTCTATGCACCCTCACCCATGATGGTACCTGCGGCCTCTACTATGGCGTCAGAGAATTTTGGGAGGGTAGGCCCTTCCGAACCAGCCTGGTGGGGCATAGCCTTGAAAGCCCATTCCTTCCCGTTCAGAGTGGCCCCACGACCCGTCACCTGCAAGAAAATATACAAAAGGATGGTCACCACAGGAGTGTCTTACACCACTAGGGCTAGGTTGTCGCCGCCCGAGTTAGTGTATGCATACAAAAGGTGCCCGTTTCACCGCAACCAGGCGGGTCATACCCTGAATGAGTATCTAGGATTAAGGAGAAGAATTTGTAGCTTGAATGATGATAGGATCATTGGGACTTTGTGGGGGCCATACACCCTACTAGTCCATGACCCTATTATCCCTGGAGAAGGAGTCATCGCTAGTACTCAGATCTGGCGATATGATTTCACGATCTTTGAGGAATCATACGCCCGCATCTTTTCAACTTTGGCTACTTTAAGAAAGATTAGACTAGTGGAACCTGCCCACGAGCCCGCGCCA contains these protein-coding regions:
- the LOC132066547 gene encoding uncharacterized protein LOC132066547; protein product: MANQGEQETQTLGETTEMLRDKGIPQEKYHGNVPEEVRELVLNYIPLEKRPVTPREGTPEGVNENHGAKSNPWVMESDPQKEWEPQQEASEPIEEEEPIEEEEPEEEEEEPQDMEGE